The Gillisia sp. Hel_I_86 genome has a segment encoding these proteins:
- a CDS encoding DUF2007 domain-containing protein — protein MSEDQGYEHVYTGPETNVQYLQELFNKAGLSNMVRNDFDSGLRAGFGGGLPGQVQLFVISSHLAEGLEIAKSTFPEEFKDGK, from the coding sequence ATGAGTGAAGATCAAGGTTATGAACATGTATATACAGGACCAGAAACAAATGTCCAATATTTACAGGAACTTTTTAATAAAGCGGGATTATCCAATATGGTGAGAAATGATTTTGATTCTGGTCTTAGAGCTGGTTTTGGTGGGGGTCTACCAGGGCAAGTTCAATTGTTTGTGATCAGTTCACATTTAGCCGAAGGTTTAGAAATTGCCAAATCCACATTCCCAGAAGAATTCAAAGATGGAAAATAG